The following proteins are encoded in a genomic region of Hydra vulgaris chromosome 05, alternate assembly HydraT2T_AEP:
- the LOC136080187 gene encoding uncharacterized protein LOC136080187, with protein sequence MLQSQALDLSLALEHLNATKSFLCDYRCDEAFAAMVENAKKLAVELEIFEGFDVDDPVRVRRKSRQFLYEGRDEPIVLPEQKFRVSFFNRLLDIAIQAINERFTQLSEYSELFGFLHNIGSKHFTDDELLKHCKDLQLALMSDGQSDINGVELWYEIEAIGRRLDTSNSDPKSVLKCIYTSNVVEVFRNLSIALRILLTLPVTVASAERSFSKLKIIRSYFRSQMRQDRLVGLATISNC encoded by the coding sequence ATGCTCCAATCACAGGCTTTAGACTTGTCGCTTGCTCTAGAGCATTTAAACGCTACCAAATCTTTCCTATGCGATTATCGCTGTGATGAAGCATTTGCCGCAATGgttgaaaatgcaaaaaaattggcAGTTGAACTAGAAATTTTTGAAGGATTTGATGTGGATGATCCCGTACGCGTACGCAGAAAGAGTAGACAATTCCTATACGAAGGTCGTGATGAACCGATAGTATTACCAGAACAAAAGTTCAGAGTATCTTTTTTCAATCGATTATTGGACATCGCAATTCAAGCAATAAATGAAAGATTTACGCAATTATCGGAATATAGCGAGTTATTTGGGTTTCTTCACAATATCGGCAGCAAACACTTTACGGATGATGAGTTATTGAAACACTGTAAGGACTTGCAGTTAGCGCTTATGTCTGATGGCCAATCTGATATCAACGGGGTCGAACTTTGGTATGAAATTGAAGCTATTGGGAGACGACTTGATACTTCCAATAGCGATccaaaaagtgtattaaaatgtatttacacATCTAATGTTGTCGAAGTATTCCGAAACCTTTCGATAGCTCTTCGCATACTACTAACGTTACCAGTCACAGTTGCTAGTGCTGAAAGAAGCTTTTCAAAGCTGAAAATAATAAGATCCTATTTCAGATCACAAATGCGTCAAGATCGTTTAGTTGGTCTAGCTACGATTTCCAATTGCTGA
- the LOC136080186 gene encoding uncharacterized protein LOC136080186, with protein sequence MAVVNSYFQKKEEHRVTYKNGGNTQVDYILCMRRNLKEVRDCKVVPGESVAKQHRMVICRIVLEVKKKKRVRAESKIRWWKLKDEDFCLKFRDEMRQALGGGVLDIWDETSNTVRDMARKILGVTSGQKKIDKEKWWWNEEVQERLRGKRLAKKNWHLQQEEESRQKYNDVCGKTKRAVAKAKEKAYCNIKKLNTKEGEKDSVQIGQTEKP encoded by the coding sequence ATGGCTGTAGTTAACtcttattttcagaaaaaggaAGAGCACAGGGTGACGTATAAGAATGGGGGAAACACACAGGTTGACTATATCCTCTGTATGAGAAGAAACCTGAAAGAGGTTAGGGATTGCAAGGTGGTACCAGGAGAGAGTGTAGCTAAACAGCATAGGATGGTAATATGTAGGATTGTTTTGGAGGTGAAGAAGAAGAAGAGAGTCAGAGCAGAATCTAAGATCAGGTGGTGGAAGTTAAAGGATGAAGACTTTTGTTTAAAGTTCAGGGATGAGATGAGACAGGCACTGGGTGGTGGTGTTCTGGATATCTGGGATGAAACGTCAAATACAGTGAGGGATATGGCTAGGAAGATACTTGGTGTGACATCAGGACAGAAGAAGATAGACAAGGAGAAGTGGTGGTGGAATGAGGAAGTTCAGGAAAGGTTAAGAGGAAAGCGGTTGGCTAAAAAGAATTGGCATCTCCAGCAAGAAGAAGAAAGTAGACAGAAGTACAATGATGTGTGTGGCAAGACAAAGAGAGCAGTGGCAAAAGCTAAAGAAAAGGcatattgtaatattaaaaagttgaacACTAAAGAAGGGGAAAAAGATTCTGTACAGATTGGCCAGACGGAGAAACCGTGA